In the genome of Pseudodesulfovibrio senegalensis, one region contains:
- the tmcB gene encoding electron transfer complex ferredoxin TmcB, with amino-acid sequence MYNKIFDRKVDDIGLQTGIDRLTPEKIEKTVNEVFSGETGAKLKVYHDTCVRCGLCASACHYYVSHDNDPSYSPAGKVTQTISILLDKKGKVGPDFIYQCAQIAYTECNLCRRCVHYCPLGIDTGYMMSVVRRICHKLGVTPQYLQDTAHSHSATMNQMWVKDDEWTDSLLWQEEEARDEFPDMRIPLDKDGADVYYSVIGPEPKFRTHLIYQAGAILHEAGVNWTMPSMPGWDNSDMAMYSGDFEMMGRLKRIHFESAQKLHSKKIVMGECGHAFRSVYDQGNRWLGWKDYPVEVVHSIEFFAHLLKTGKIKMAEKFPGPVTIHDPCNVIRGRGLMNELRYVVSEICESYIEMQPNAEHNFCCAAGGGVINCGPPFKNVRMDGNRAKADQLRAAAEQGVKTVIAPCHNCHGGLEDIIEHYELGLDLKFLGDIIYANMVKTKAVEE; translated from the coding sequence GTGTATAACAAGATATTCGACAGGAAAGTTGACGACATCGGCCTTCAGACCGGCATCGACCGTCTGACGCCGGAAAAGATCGAAAAGACCGTCAACGAGGTTTTCTCCGGCGAAACCGGAGCCAAACTCAAGGTATATCATGACACCTGCGTGCGGTGCGGCCTTTGCGCCAGCGCATGTCATTATTATGTGTCCCACGACAACGACCCCAGCTATTCCCCGGCGGGCAAGGTTACGCAGACCATCAGCATCCTGCTGGACAAGAAGGGCAAGGTCGGTCCGGACTTCATCTATCAGTGTGCGCAGATCGCCTACACCGAATGCAACCTGTGCCGTCGTTGCGTGCATTACTGCCCGCTGGGCATCGACACCGGTTACATGATGTCGGTTGTGCGCCGCATCTGCCACAAGCTGGGCGTCACCCCGCAGTATCTGCAGGACACCGCGCACAGCCATTCCGCCACCATGAACCAGATGTGGGTCAAGGACGACGAGTGGACCGACTCCCTGCTCTGGCAGGAAGAGGAAGCCCGCGACGAGTTCCCGGACATGCGCATTCCGCTGGATAAGGACGGCGCGGACGTCTACTACTCGGTCATCGGACCCGAGCCCAAGTTCCGTACGCACCTGATCTATCAGGCCGGAGCCATCCTGCATGAAGCCGGCGTGAACTGGACCATGCCGAGCATGCCCGGTTGGGACAACTCGGACATGGCCATGTACTCCGGCGACTTCGAAATGATGGGCCGCCTCAAGCGCATTCACTTTGAAAGCGCCCAGAAGCTGCACTCCAAGAAGATCGTCATGGGCGAATGCGGCCATGCCTTCCGGTCGGTTTACGACCAGGGCAACCGCTGGCTCGGCTGGAAGGATTATCCGGTCGAGGTCGTTCACTCCATCGAGTTCTTTGCCCATCTGCTCAAGACTGGCAAGATCAAGATGGCCGAGAAGTTCCCCGGTCCCGTGACCATCCATGACCCGTGCAACGTCATTCGCGGCCGCGGCCTGATGAACGAATTGCGCTACGTGGTCAGCGAGATATGCGAGTCCTACATTGAGATGCAGCCCAATGCCGAGCACAACTTCTGCTGTGCGGCAGGCGGCGGCGTCATCAACTGCGGTCCCCCGTTCAAGAACGTGCGCATGGACGGCAACCGGGCCAAGGCGGACCAGCTTCGGGCCGCTGCCGAGCAAGGCGTGAAAACCGTTATCGCTCCGTGTCACAACTGCCACGGTGGACTGGAAGATATCATCGAACATTACGAACTGGGGCTTGATCTCAAGTTCCTCGGCGACATCATCTACGCAAACATGGTCAAGACCAAGGCCGTGGAAGAGTAG
- the tmcA gene encoding acidic tetraheme cytochrome c3 TmcA, producing the protein MKKCITILLAVAAVLVFILPAFSQEDITEIKDPSFGKLQRPAVPFMHDEHNEKAGLDGCLPCHHEGIEDGELIEGDPVTCVDCHDVKTDDGSMNLKEAYHKQCITCHEEAKKGPVACGECHVK; encoded by the coding sequence ATGAAGAAATGCATCACCATCTTGCTGGCGGTGGCCGCGGTTCTGGTCTTCATCCTTCCTGCGTTCAGCCAGGAAGACATTACCGAGATCAAGGACCCGTCCTTTGGAAAACTGCAACGCCCGGCCGTGCCGTTCATGCACGACGAGCATAATGAAAAAGCCGGACTCGACGGCTGTCTGCCCTGCCACCACGAAGGCATTGAAGACGGCGAACTCATCGAAGGCGACCCCGTTACCTGCGTGGATTGTCACGACGTGAAGACCGACGACGGCTCCATGAACCTCAAGGAAGCGTATCACAAGCAGTGCATCACCTGTCACGAAGAGGCCAAGAAAGGCCCTGTGGCCTGTGGTGAATGCCACGTGAAGTAG
- the trpA gene encoding tryptophan synthase subunit alpha — translation MSVSPLNTKIREANAKGKVALVPYLPAGYPTRERFWEELDKLDAAGASVIEIGMPFSDPVADGPVVEAACLKVLEDGITLQWILDGLRERKGRYNAALLLMGYLNPVLQYGPERFARACAEGGVSGLIIADMPIDEAGFLTDALKPHNVELIPLVGLNTSRERLEMYAKDAGGFVYMVSVLGTTGQRDSLPARVKEKLAEVREVFDIPVALGFGLKHPDQVAPFAGLMDAAVIGSALISHIEAGGDAASYMDIWTS, via the coding sequence ATGAGTGTTTCACCGCTGAATACCAAGATTCGCGAGGCCAACGCCAAGGGCAAGGTCGCCCTTGTGCCCTATCTTCCCGCTGGCTACCCCACCCGCGAAAGGTTCTGGGAAGAGCTGGACAAACTGGACGCGGCCGGGGCTTCGGTCATTGAAATCGGCATGCCCTTTTCCGACCCCGTGGCCGACGGCCCGGTGGTGGAGGCGGCCTGCCTCAAGGTGCTGGAAGACGGCATCACCCTGCAATGGATTCTGGACGGACTCAGGGAACGCAAGGGCCGTTACAACGCCGCGCTGCTGCTCATGGGCTATTTGAATCCGGTTTTACAATACGGGCCGGAACGCTTTGCGCGGGCCTGCGCCGAGGGCGGGGTCTCCGGGCTGATCATCGCGGACATGCCCATTGACGAGGCCGGGTTCCTGACCGACGCGCTCAAACCCCACAACGTGGAACTGATCCCGCTGGTGGGCCTGAATACCTCGCGCGAACGCCTGGAAATGTACGCCAAGGACGCGGGCGGTTTCGTATACATGGTCTCGGTGCTGGGCACCACGGGCCAACGCGACTCCCTGCCCGCGCGGGTCAAGGAAAAGCTGGCCGAGGTGCGCGAAGTCTTCGACATTCCCGTGGCGCTGGGCTTCGGGCTCAAGCACCCGGATCAGGTCGCACCTTTTGCCGGGCTCATGGACGCGGCCGTAATCGGCTCCGCGCTCATCAGCCACATCGAGGCCGGGGGCGACGCGGCCTCCTACATGGACATCTGGACCTCCTGA
- the trpB gene encoding tryptophan synthase subunit beta — protein sequence MKKGYFGDYGGQFVPELLMPPLLELEQAMDTIMVSKEFQDEFAALLKECVGRPSALTFCPNLSHDIGVNLWLKREDLNHTGAHKINNTLGQALLAKKMGKKMLLTETGAGMNGVATATAAAMMDMGCKVYMGAVDVERQSLNVRRMELLGAEVVAVESGTRTLKDAINEALRCWISTQETTHYCFGTAAGPHPFPLLVRELQAVVGREARMQYVERNGALPDVVCACVGGGSNAIGAFHAFVPDESVQLVGVEAAGTGEPGCFNSAPLNLGTDGVLHGTKSKLLQTDDGQIMPSHSVAAGLDYPGVGPEHAALQAAGRAIYGSVNDEQALNAFKTLSRREGIIPALESSHAVAWVLENADKLQGKNVLVNLSGRGDKDMDIVEHVLDQGE from the coding sequence ATGAAAAAAGGTTATTTCGGCGATTACGGCGGACAGTTCGTGCCCGAGCTGCTCATGCCGCCGCTGCTGGAACTGGAACAGGCCATGGACACCATCATGGTTTCAAAGGAATTTCAGGACGAATTCGCGGCCCTGCTCAAGGAGTGCGTGGGGCGGCCTTCGGCCCTGACCTTCTGCCCCAACCTCTCGCACGATATCGGCGTGAACCTGTGGCTCAAACGCGAAGACCTGAACCACACGGGGGCGCACAAGATCAACAATACGCTGGGGCAGGCCCTGCTGGCCAAAAAGATGGGCAAAAAAATGCTGCTCACGGAAACCGGGGCGGGCATGAACGGCGTGGCCACGGCAACGGCTGCGGCCATGATGGACATGGGCTGCAAGGTCTACATGGGCGCGGTGGACGTTGAACGCCAATCCCTGAACGTGCGGCGCATGGAACTGCTGGGCGCGGAGGTCGTGGCCGTGGAATCCGGCACCCGCACGCTCAAGGACGCCATCAACGAAGCCCTGCGTTGCTGGATTTCCACGCAGGAGACAACACACTACTGCTTTGGCACGGCTGCCGGGCCGCACCCGTTCCCCCTGCTGGTGCGCGAACTTCAAGCCGTGGTGGGCCGCGAGGCGCGCATGCAGTACGTGGAGCGCAACGGCGCGCTGCCCGATGTGGTCTGCGCCTGCGTGGGCGGCGGGTCCAACGCCATCGGCGCGTTCCATGCCTTTGTGCCGGACGAATCGGTGCAGCTGGTGGGCGTGGAAGCCGCCGGCACCGGTGAGCCGGGCTGCTTCAACTCCGCGCCCCTGAACCTGGGCACGGACGGGGTGCTGCACGGCACCAAAAGCAAGCTGCTCCAGACCGACGACGGCCAGATCATGCCATCCCATTCCGTGGCCGCGGGGCTGGATTATCCGGGCGTGGGCCCGGAACACGCCGCATTGCAGGCCGCCGGTCGCGCGATCTACGGCAGCGTCAACGATGAGCAGGCCCTGAACGCATTCAAGACCCTGTCCCGCCGCGAGGGCATCATCCCGGCACTGGAAAGTTCCCATGCCGTGGCATGGGTTCTGGAAAACGCGGACAAACTGCAAGGCAAGAACGTGCTGGTCAACCTGTCCGGCCGCGGCGACAAGGACATGGACATTGTCGAGCACGTGCTCGATCAGGGAGAATAA
- a CDS encoding phosphoribosylanthranilate isomerase has translation MTKVKICGLTREQDVRLCCESGVDFMGFIFHEPSPRNVDPKFAARAHCPTAAKVGVFVRQTPAQIREIMDRCNLDYAQLHGDQTPDDCREVGSGRVIKALWPERCGSPQALQQEIDRFAGACAYLLFDAGSSGGGHGKTIDFSYLQDIEIKQNWFLAGGLKPDNVELALQQNPTVLDINSGVESAPGIKDATKLRAALTRIADHKG, from the coding sequence ATGACCAAGGTCAAGATATGCGGACTTACCCGCGAGCAGGACGTGCGCCTGTGCTGCGAATCCGGCGTGGACTTCATGGGCTTCATCTTCCATGAACCCAGCCCGCGCAACGTGGACCCGAAATTCGCGGCCCGCGCGCACTGCCCCACCGCCGCCAAGGTAGGCGTATTCGTGCGCCAGACTCCCGCACAAATCCGGGAGATCATGGACCGCTGCAACCTCGACTATGCCCAGCTGCACGGAGACCAGACTCCCGACGACTGCCGCGAGGTGGGTTCGGGCCGGGTCATCAAGGCTCTCTGGCCCGAGCGGTGCGGCTCGCCCCAGGCCCTGCAACAGGAAATCGACCGCTTTGCCGGAGCCTGCGCCTACCTGCTCTTTGATGCGGGCAGCAGTGGCGGCGGACACGGCAAAACCATTGATTTTAGCTATCTTCAAGACATTGAAATAAAACAAAATTGGTTTCTTGCAGGCGGATTGAAGCCGGACAACGTCGAGCTGGCCCTGCAACAGAACCCCACGGTACTGGACATCAATTCCGGCGTGGAATCCGCTCCGGGAATCAAGGACGCAACCAAACTGCGTGCGGCGCTCACGCGCATCGCAGATCACAAAGGATAA
- a CDS encoding indole-3-glycerol phosphate synthase TrpC, whose translation MLDKFRIAKQEEIEVLRKEFMEGRIPAMYEGTRPGFAEAIRAKGPGAVIAEFKPASPSKGVLREHANPLDFVEAYANNGAAAMSVLTEPQYFKGHPDYLFMCADRGLPLLRKDFIVDPLQVAMTASSPASAVLLIARMFGSSHELREMVQLAEAAGLEPVTEVFDEADLDSAREAGASIIQVNNRDLNTLTTTLDISRRLMDKQDGELWISASGVDSREQIEEMAGLGFDAVLIGTSLMLADDPGAMLARLTGVDA comes from the coding sequence ATGCTGGATAAGTTCCGCATCGCCAAGCAGGAGGAAATCGAAGTCCTGCGCAAGGAATTCATGGAAGGACGCATTCCCGCAATGTACGAGGGAACCAGACCGGGCTTTGCCGAGGCCATCCGGGCCAAGGGACCGGGCGCGGTCATCGCGGAGTTCAAGCCCGCCTCGCCCTCCAAAGGGGTGCTGCGTGAACACGCCAACCCGCTGGACTTTGTGGAGGCATACGCGAACAACGGCGCGGCAGCCATGAGCGTGCTCACGGAGCCGCAGTACTTCAAGGGCCACCCCGACTACCTGTTCATGTGCGCGGACCGGGGCCTGCCGCTTTTGCGCAAGGACTTCATCGTGGACCCGCTGCAGGTGGCCATGACCGCGTCCAGTCCGGCATCGGCCGTGCTGCTCATCGCGCGCATGTTCGGCTCCAGCCACGAGTTGCGTGAAATGGTGCAGTTGGCCGAGGCCGCAGGACTGGAACCCGTGACCGAAGTGTTTGACGAGGCCGACCTTGATTCCGCGCGGGAAGCCGGGGCCAGCATCATTCAGGTCAACAACCGCGACCTGAACACCCTGACCACCACGCTGGACATTTCGCGCAGGCTCATGGACAAACAGGATGGAGAGCTGTGGATCAGCGCCAGCGGCGTGGACAGCCGCGAGCAGATCGAGGAAATGGCCGGGCTGGGCTTTGACGCCGTGCTCATCGGCACCAGCCTGATGCTGGCCGACGATCCGGGCGCCATGCTGGCCCGACTCACCGGAGTGGACGCATGA
- the trpD gene encoding anthranilate phosphoribosyltransferase, which translates to MTITEILEQLAKGEALSDRQADMAFGMLMDGELDSAAAGAFLMGLRAKGEDSTDLASGVRAGLNHARTIPGYTDGSAGVPVIDTCGTGGDGSLSFNCSTAVALFLADMGHKVAKHGNRSVSSSCGSADVLEELGVPLMQAPEDAAKSLNENNFAFLFAPNYHPAFKYVMPVRQALGIRTLFNLMGPLLNPARPSHQLLGVGDPSKLQIMGETLLLTGVDRAMVIAGAGGFDEVTTFGPARGYLLHDGIMEKTTVNPDRLGFPAYSPDDVRVRDKDHAVAVMRDILDGTGPQAMMDMVAVNLAVCLHLLEQEPLRECADKARDAVSQGLTKGLPHAG; encoded by the coding sequence ATGACCATTACGGAAATACTGGAACAGCTGGCAAAGGGCGAAGCCCTTTCGGACCGGCAGGCCGACATGGCCTTCGGCATGCTCATGGACGGCGAACTGGACTCGGCAGCGGCCGGAGCCTTTCTCATGGGCTTGCGCGCCAAGGGCGAGGACTCCACGGATCTGGCCTCGGGCGTGCGCGCGGGCCTGAACCATGCGCGGACCATTCCCGGGTACACGGACGGCAGCGCGGGCGTGCCGGTCATCGACACCTGCGGCACGGGCGGCGACGGCTCCCTGAGCTTCAACTGCTCCACGGCCGTGGCCCTGTTCCTTGCGGACATGGGCCACAAGGTGGCCAAGCACGGCAACCGCTCGGTATCCTCGTCCTGCGGCAGCGCGGACGTGCTCGAGGAGCTGGGCGTACCCCTGATGCAGGCCCCCGAGGACGCGGCCAAGTCGCTGAATGAAAACAACTTCGCCTTCCTGTTCGCGCCCAACTACCACCCGGCCTTCAAATACGTCATGCCCGTACGGCAGGCGCTGGGCATCCGCACCCTGTTCAACCTCATGGGCCCCCTGCTCAACCCGGCGCGTCCCAGCCACCAGCTGCTGGGCGTGGGTGATCCCTCCAAGCTCCAGATCATGGGCGAAACCCTGCTGCTCACCGGCGTGGACCGTGCCATGGTCATTGCCGGGGCGGGCGGATTCGACGAAGTGACCACCTTCGGCCCGGCGCGCGGCTACCTGCTGCACGACGGCATCATGGAAAAAACCACGGTCAACCCGGACCGGCTCGGATTCCCGGCCTACTCGCCGGACGACGTGCGCGTGCGGGACAAGGATCACGCCGTGGCGGTTATGCGCGACATCCTCGACGGCACGGGCCCGCAGGCCATGATGGACATGGTGGCCGTGAACCTGGCGGTCTGCCTGCACCTGCTGGAACAGGAACCGTTGCGCGAATGCGCAGACAAAGCCCGGGACGCTGTCAGTCAGGGACTGACAAAGGGGTTGCCCCATGCTGGATAA
- a CDS encoding anthranilate synthase component II, which produces MFLLIDNYDSFTFNLVQAFQQLGADPVVVRNDKSELLELAGNGKLERVCISPGPSTPHNAGYCLEFLSLLPPVVPVMGVCLGHQCLGAFAGATVNRNHRIMHGKTSKIFHNGEGLFKDIADGMEVCRYHSLTVRAEEAADKLEITATADRDEVMGLRYKDRPWHGVQFHPESILTPKGPQLLDNFLKMSA; this is translated from the coding sequence ATGTTTTTACTCATAGATAATTACGACTCGTTCACCTTCAATCTGGTGCAGGCGTTCCAGCAGTTGGGCGCGGACCCGGTGGTGGTGCGCAACGACAAGTCCGAGCTGCTGGAACTGGCGGGCAACGGCAAACTGGAGCGGGTGTGCATCTCCCCCGGCCCCAGCACCCCGCACAATGCGGGCTACTGTCTTGAATTCCTGTCCCTGTTGCCGCCGGTGGTTCCGGTCATGGGCGTGTGCCTCGGCCACCAGTGCCTTGGCGCGTTTGCCGGAGCCACCGTGAACCGCAACCACCGCATCATGCACGGCAAGACCTCCAAGATATTCCACAACGGCGAAGGCCTGTTCAAGGACATTGCCGACGGCATGGAGGTCTGCCGCTACCACTCGCTGACCGTGCGCGCCGAAGAAGCCGCGGACAAGCTGGAAATCACGGCCACGGCAGACCGCGACGAGGTCATGGGCCTGCGCTACAAGGACCGGCCGTGGCACGGCGTGCAGTTCCACCCGGAATCGATCCTCACGCCCAAGGGACCGCAACTGCTCGACAACTTCCTGAAAATGTCCGCATAA
- a CDS encoding anthranilate synthase component I family protein has product MDPIHLKQYGKWLPADVQTPISLYLGLVGDRPGILLESAEVDGRLGRYSLIAWDFRLTLHPVDGKLAVDVCDERLEPLKALDGMGYLEGLRRASRLINVEQEADHGRDGLPGLTRGLYGYFGYGTGGMFEPKLAQALPPEQAEACMALPGQIVLFDHLRHSCCYLSLDKEATPRPAATEWGMDLAAPEAGQPSVDPGKEEYMRGVEKAKELIAEGECIQVVLSTRFSVPVPDDPFRIYRRLRQANPSPFMFFMRFPKSVQSGTVLLGSSPEMMVRCDKGALEVRPIAGTRPRGHNEKEDLELEKELLADPKERAEHVMLVDLGRNDLGRISKPGTVEVRKFMNVERFSHVMHLTSYVEGELKDDMDAIDVLQSTFPAGTLSGAPKVRAMEIIAELEQRDRGPYGGCIGWMGLGKDAVSLDTGITIRSMWIRNGQCNWQAGAGIVYDSDPEKEWQECNNKARVLLEVITGKGAGDVFTHR; this is encoded by the coding sequence ATGGACCCCATTCATCTGAAACAATACGGGAAATGGCTCCCGGCAGACGTGCAGACACCCATCAGCCTGTACCTCGGGCTCGTGGGCGACCGCCCCGGCATCCTGCTGGAATCCGCGGAAGTGGACGGACGGCTCGGCCGCTACAGCCTCATTGCCTGGGATTTCCGCCTGACCCTGCACCCGGTGGACGGCAAGCTGGCCGTGGATGTTTGCGACGAGCGGCTGGAACCGCTCAAGGCGCTGGACGGCATGGGCTATCTGGAAGGGTTGCGCCGCGCTTCCCGGCTCATCAACGTGGAGCAGGAGGCCGACCACGGGCGCGACGGCCTGCCCGGACTCACGCGCGGGCTGTACGGCTATTTCGGCTACGGCACGGGCGGCATGTTCGAGCCCAAGTTGGCCCAGGCTCTGCCGCCGGAACAGGCCGAAGCCTGCATGGCCCTGCCCGGACAGATCGTGCTTTTCGACCACCTGCGCCACTCCTGCTGCTACCTGAGCCTTGACAAGGAAGCCACCCCCCGCCCGGCCGCCACGGAATGGGGCATGGATCTTGCCGCGCCCGAGGCAGGACAGCCCAGCGTGGACCCCGGCAAGGAGGAATACATGCGCGGCGTGGAAAAGGCCAAGGAGCTCATTGCCGAGGGCGAATGCATCCAGGTGGTGCTGTCCACCCGCTTCTCGGTGCCGGTTCCCGACGATCCGTTCCGCATCTACCGCAGGCTCCGGCAGGCCAACCCCTCGCCGTTCATGTTCTTCATGCGCTTTCCCAAGTCCGTGCAGTCCGGCACCGTGCTGCTCGGTTCCTCGCCGGAGATGATGGTGCGCTGCGACAAGGGCGCGCTGGAAGTGCGGCCCATCGCAGGGACCCGCCCGCGTGGCCACAATGAAAAGGAAGACCTCGAACTGGAAAAGGAACTGCTGGCCGATCCCAAGGAACGGGCCGAGCACGTCATGCTGGTGGACCTCGGGCGCAACGACCTTGGCCGCATTTCCAAACCCGGCACCGTGGAAGTGCGCAAATTCATGAACGTGGAACGTTTCTCCCACGTCATGCACCTGACCTCCTATGTGGAAGGCGAACTCAAGGACGACATGGACGCCATCGACGTGTTGCAGTCCACGTTCCCGGCCGGCACGCTCTCGGGCGCTCCCAAGGTGCGGGCCATGGAGATCATCGCGGAGCTGGAACAGCGCGACCGCGGACCCTACGGCGGCTGCATCGGCTGGATGGGGCTGGGCAAGGACGCGGTCAGTCTGGACACGGGCATCACCATCCGCAGCATGTGGATCCGCAACGGCCAGTGCAACTGGCAGGCCGGGGCCGGGATCGTCTATGACTCGGACCCGGAAAAGGAATGGCAGGAATGCAACAACAAGGCCCGGGTGCTGCTCGAGGTCATAACCGGCAAGGGAGCAGGCGATGTTTTTACTCATAGATAA
- a CDS encoding prephenate dehydrogenase/arogenate dehydrogenase family protein — protein MEPQFRHMSIVGAQGQMGSLFSKRFRELGCFVAELDQPLEQEAIERALSKSDLVLLCVPVTAMADVLDKIMPHMDEQAVLADVGSVKELPLRAMLKAHAGPVVGTHPLFGPVIPEGFAPRVAVVPGREKHARQADQVATLFHEAGFDPFMTTAAEHDKAMAFIQGLNFTTTAAYLAAAGRCPGIENYVTPSFNRRLDAARKMFTKDSELFGTIADANPYLQETARQFMTLFSLAAGGELDLLASLAQWWWRNENPREDCV, from the coding sequence ATGGAACCCCAATTCCGGCACATGTCCATAGTGGGCGCACAAGGCCAGATGGGCAGCCTGTTCTCGAAACGCTTTCGGGAACTGGGCTGCTTCGTGGCCGAGCTGGACCAGCCGCTTGAGCAGGAGGCCATCGAACGGGCCCTGAGCAAAAGCGACCTCGTGCTGCTCTGCGTTCCGGTCACGGCCATGGCCGATGTGCTGGACAAAATCATGCCCCACATGGACGAACAGGCCGTGCTCGCGGACGTTGGCTCGGTCAAGGAATTGCCCCTGCGCGCCATGCTCAAGGCGCACGCCGGTCCGGTGGTGGGAACCCACCCCCTGTTCGGCCCGGTCATTCCCGAAGGCTTCGCACCCCGGGTGGCCGTTGTTCCGGGCAGGGAGAAACACGCACGACAAGCCGACCAGGTGGCCACCCTGTTCCATGAGGCCGGATTCGATCCGTTCATGACCACGGCCGCGGAACACGACAAGGCCATGGCCTTCATACAGGGGCTCAACTTCACCACCACGGCTGCCTACCTCGCCGCCGCAGGACGGTGCCCGGGCATCGAAAACTACGTGACGCCCTCGTTCAACCGCAGGCTGGACGCCGCCCGCAAGATGTTCACCAAGGACAGCGAACTCTTCGGCACCATTGCGGACGCCAACCCCTACCTGCAGGAAACCGCACGCCAGTTCATGACCCTGTTCAGCCTTGCCGCCGGCGGCGAGCTGGATCTTCTGGCATCTCTGGCACAGTGGTGGTGGCGCAACGAAAACCCACGGGAGGATTGCGTCTGA
- the aroA gene encoding 3-phosphoshikimate 1-carboxyvinyltransferase, translating into MTPSNPNGIITVQAPASKSLSHRTLIAGSLANGQSIITGLLDSDDIKRTMDCLSACGASFSDTEGGAVRVQGMEDGPRGGNHDGRNRADEPHELFVHESGTTCRLMTAVAAAGKGTFRVHGAPRMHERPMKELVEALSRLGVRFTFEEQEGHLPFVMETKGYRKKTVDITLEESSQYLSGLLLGAPLSEKPVLITVSGKKAVSWPYVALTLQIMEDFKAAFAVEILKDGRWTEVPWRSIRQVEPGALRFHVEASGFEAANYRVEGDWSNSSYFLAAGAIGKHPVKVLGIGPDSHQGDHAIIDILAQMGAGLNVTPDKGITIYPRKLRGINVDMSKCPDLVPTVAVVAAHAVSPTTIHNVAHLRIKECDRLQACAEQIAKTGCKVEQFDDGMTITPAPLASGTAIDFETYGDHRIAMSMSLFELSGISPNLDNPACVGKSFPQFFEEWEKVVEGQ; encoded by the coding sequence ATGACACCCAGCAATCCCAACGGCATCATCACGGTTCAGGCGCCCGCTTCCAAGTCCCTTTCCCACCGGACCCTCATCGCGGGTTCGCTGGCAAACGGCCAGTCCATCATCACCGGGCTTCTGGATTCGGACGACATCAAGCGCACCATGGACTGCCTGAGCGCATGCGGTGCGAGCTTCTCGGATACCGAAGGCGGAGCCGTGCGCGTGCAGGGCATGGAAGACGGCCCACGCGGCGGCAACCACGACGGACGCAACCGCGCCGACGAGCCGCACGAACTCTTCGTGCACGAATCCGGCACCACCTGCCGACTCATGACCGCGGTGGCAGCGGCTGGCAAGGGAACATTCCGCGTGCACGGCGCCCCGCGCATGCACGAACGCCCCATGAAGGAATTGGTGGAAGCACTTTCGCGCCTCGGCGTGCGCTTCACTTTCGAGGAACAAGAGGGCCACCTGCCTTTTGTCATGGAAACCAAGGGCTACCGCAAAAAGACCGTGGACATCACACTCGAGGAATCGAGCCAGTACCTTTCCGGTCTGCTGCTGGGCGCGCCGCTTTCCGAAAAACCCGTGCTGATAACGGTTTCCGGCAAAAAGGCCGTGAGTTGGCCCTATGTGGCGCTCACGCTCCAGATCATGGAAGACTTCAAGGCCGCATTTGCCGTGGAAATCCTCAAGGACGGACGCTGGACCGAAGTGCCGTGGCGCTCCATCCGGCAGGTGGAACCCGGCGCCCTGCGCTTTCATGTGGAAGCGTCCGGTTTTGAGGCCGCCAACTACCGCGTGGAAGGCGACTGGAGCAACTCTTCCTACTTCCTTGCGGCCGGAGCCATCGGCAAGCATCCGGTCAAGGTGCTGGGCATCGGCCCGGATTCGCATCAGGGCGACCATGCCATCATCGACATTCTGGCCCAGATGGGGGCTGGCCTGAACGTGACCCCGGACAAGGGCATCACCATCTACCCGCGCAAGCTCAGGGGCATCAACGTGGACATGAGCAAATGCCCGGACCTCGTGCCCACGGTAGCCGTGGTGGCGGCCCATGCGGTCAGCCCCACCACAATCCACAATGTGGCGCACCTGCGCATCAAGGAATGCGACCGGCTGCAGGCCTGCGCAGAGCAGATAGCCAAGACCGGCTGCAAGGTGGAGCAGTTCGATGACGGCATGACCATCACGCCCGCGCCGCTGGCATCCGGCACGGCCATCGACTTTGAAACATACGGGGACCACCGCATCGCCATGAGCATGTCCCTGTTCGAACTTTCGGGCATCAGCCCCAACCTCGACAACCCCGCCTGCGTGGGCAAATCCTTTCCCCAATTCTTTGAAGAATGGGAAAAGGTAGTGGAAGGTCAGTAG